The following coding sequences are from one Gossypium hirsutum isolate 1008001.06 chromosome A12, Gossypium_hirsutum_v2.1, whole genome shotgun sequence window:
- the LOC107931064 gene encoding carbon catabolite repressor protein 4 homolog 5 isoform X1, which produces MTKKECRIIPEETSSATVKRKHIYFEEFHCNRQTKRQKLVSSETKTKTKTLTLNPEPVRNPPGWNRFHAIRPCSSSSSRVHKRWQKRNNFRSSEASRNWVFSSYDCSDCKDKVVIVSYNILGVENAAKHPDLYLNVPRKFLKWDRRKDLICKEVNHYNADILCFQEVDRFKDLDDLLHENGFKGVYKVRTGDACDGCALFWTEKNLLSPHLLNKHLERCRKQLYMLMAFVYIELALPKFTLLHEDNIEFQDFDLRNNVAQFCVLKMNRHQSESSSHAKPSKKRQMRSRRLLVGNIHVLFNPNRGDIKLGQVRLFLEKAYKLSQEWGNIPVILVGDFNSIPQSAMYQFLASSELNIQLHDRRQISGQLEHSSQRRKIRAQNKDIDRHHVWTPFSRQLTSSWSDEELVLATGNKGVTHLQHKLNLSSAYLGAPGSHGTRDSHGEPSATSYHSKFMGTVDYIWHTGELIPVKVLDTLPVDVLRRNASLPSERWGSDHLALVCELAFADDCKEP; this is translated from the exons ATGACAAAAAAAGAATGCCGAATTATTCCGGAGGAAACGTCGAGCGCCACCGTTAAACGGAAGCATATTTACTTTGAAGAATTTCATTGTAACCGACAAACCAAGCGGCAAAAATTGGTGTCCTctgaaactaaaactaaaacaaaaacccTAACTCTAAACCCGGAACCGGTACGAAACCCGCCGGGTTGGAATCGTTTCCACGCCATTCGTCCTTGCTCATCTTCGTCGTCTCGGGTGCACAAACGGTGGCAGAAGAGAAACAATTTCAGAAGCTCGGAAGCTTCTCGCAACTGGGTCTTCTCTTCCTATGATTGTTCTGATTGCAAag ATAAAGTTGTCATTGTTTCATATAATATACTTGGTGTGGAAAATGCAGCAAAGCATCCCGATTTGTATCTTAATGTCCCGCGAAAGTTCTTAAAGTGGGATAGACGTAAAGACCTAATATGTAAGGAGGTCAATCATTACAATGCTGACATCCTGTGTTTTCAG GAGGTTGATCGTTTTAAGGATTTGGATGATCTTCTGCATGAAAATGGCTTTAAAGGTGTTTACAAG GTTCGCACGGGTGATGCATGTGATGGTTGTGCTTTATTCTGGACTGAAAAAAA TCTACTCTCACCTCATTTGCTTAATAAACATCTGGAGAGATGTCGCAAGCAGTTATATATGCTTATGGCTTTTGTTTACATAGAGTTGGCCCTTCCAAA ATTTACCCTATTGCATGAAGACAATATAGAGTTCCAGGATTTTGACCTTCGTAACAATGTTGCACAATTTTGTGTTTTGAAG ATGAATCGACATCAATCGGAGTCTAGTTCACATGCAAAACCATCAAA GAAAAGACAAATGCGAAGTCGAAGATTATTGGTTGGGAATATACATGTGCTGTTCAACCCAAACCGTGGAGACATAAAGCTGGGCCAG GTCCGGCTGTTTCTTGAGAAGGCTTACAAGCTATCACAAGAATGGGGCAACATCCCCGTTATACTTGTAGGAGATTTTAACAGCATTCCTCAG AGTGCTATGTATCAATTTCTGGCATCATCTGAG CTCAATATCCAACTCCATGATCGCCGACAGATTTCAGGGCAACTTGAACATTCATCGCAGAGAAGAAAAATTAGAGCTCAAAACAAGGATATAGAcag ACACCATGTTTGGACGCCTTTCTCCAGGCAGTTAACATCTTCATGGAGTGATGAAGAATTAGTTCTTGCAACTGGCAATAAAGGTGTCACTCATCTGCAGCACAAATTAAACCTTTCCAGTGCTTATCTTGGGGCTCCT gGGAGCCATGGAACAAGAGATAGTCATGGAGAGCCCTCGGCAACATCGTACCACTCCAAGTTTATGGGAACTGTAGATTATATATG GCATACAGGGGAACTTATTCCTGTGAAAGTTCTCGACACATTGCCTGTAGACGTATTGAGAAGGAATGCAAGCCTTCCTAGTGAG AGGTGGGGTAGCGACCATCTTGCTCTTGTATGTGAATTGGCCTTTGCTGATGATTGCAAGGAACCCTGA
- the LOC107931064 gene encoding carbon catabolite repressor protein 4 homolog 5 isoform X2 has product MTKKECRIIPEETSSATVKRKHIYFEEFHCNRQTKRQKLVSSETKTKTKTLTLNPEPVRNPPGWNRFHAIRPCSSSSSRVHKRWQKRNNFRSSEASRNWVFSSYDCSDCKDKVVIVSYNILGVENAAKHPDLYLNVPRKFLKWDRRKDLICKEVNHYNADILCFQEVDRFKDLDDLLHENGFKGVYKVRTGDACDGCALFWTEKKFTLLHEDNIEFQDFDLRNNVAQFCVLKMNRHQSESSSHAKPSKKRQMRSRRLLVGNIHVLFNPNRGDIKLGQVRLFLEKAYKLSQEWGNIPVILVGDFNSIPQSAMYQFLASSELNIQLHDRRQISGQLEHSSQRRKIRAQNKDIDRHHVWTPFSRQLTSSWSDEELVLATGNKGVTHLQHKLNLSSAYLGAPGSHGTRDSHGEPSATSYHSKFMGTVDYIWHTGELIPVKVLDTLPVDVLRRNASLPSERWGSDHLALVCELAFADDCKEP; this is encoded by the exons ATGACAAAAAAAGAATGCCGAATTATTCCGGAGGAAACGTCGAGCGCCACCGTTAAACGGAAGCATATTTACTTTGAAGAATTTCATTGTAACCGACAAACCAAGCGGCAAAAATTGGTGTCCTctgaaactaaaactaaaacaaaaacccTAACTCTAAACCCGGAACCGGTACGAAACCCGCCGGGTTGGAATCGTTTCCACGCCATTCGTCCTTGCTCATCTTCGTCGTCTCGGGTGCACAAACGGTGGCAGAAGAGAAACAATTTCAGAAGCTCGGAAGCTTCTCGCAACTGGGTCTTCTCTTCCTATGATTGTTCTGATTGCAAag ATAAAGTTGTCATTGTTTCATATAATATACTTGGTGTGGAAAATGCAGCAAAGCATCCCGATTTGTATCTTAATGTCCCGCGAAAGTTCTTAAAGTGGGATAGACGTAAAGACCTAATATGTAAGGAGGTCAATCATTACAATGCTGACATCCTGTGTTTTCAG GAGGTTGATCGTTTTAAGGATTTGGATGATCTTCTGCATGAAAATGGCTTTAAAGGTGTTTACAAG GTTCGCACGGGTGATGCATGTGATGGTTGTGCTTTATTCTGGACTGAAAAAAA ATTTACCCTATTGCATGAAGACAATATAGAGTTCCAGGATTTTGACCTTCGTAACAATGTTGCACAATTTTGTGTTTTGAAG ATGAATCGACATCAATCGGAGTCTAGTTCACATGCAAAACCATCAAA GAAAAGACAAATGCGAAGTCGAAGATTATTGGTTGGGAATATACATGTGCTGTTCAACCCAAACCGTGGAGACATAAAGCTGGGCCAG GTCCGGCTGTTTCTTGAGAAGGCTTACAAGCTATCACAAGAATGGGGCAACATCCCCGTTATACTTGTAGGAGATTTTAACAGCATTCCTCAG AGTGCTATGTATCAATTTCTGGCATCATCTGAG CTCAATATCCAACTCCATGATCGCCGACAGATTTCAGGGCAACTTGAACATTCATCGCAGAGAAGAAAAATTAGAGCTCAAAACAAGGATATAGAcag ACACCATGTTTGGACGCCTTTCTCCAGGCAGTTAACATCTTCATGGAGTGATGAAGAATTAGTTCTTGCAACTGGCAATAAAGGTGTCACTCATCTGCAGCACAAATTAAACCTTTCCAGTGCTTATCTTGGGGCTCCT gGGAGCCATGGAACAAGAGATAGTCATGGAGAGCCCTCGGCAACATCGTACCACTCCAAGTTTATGGGAACTGTAGATTATATATG GCATACAGGGGAACTTATTCCTGTGAAAGTTCTCGACACATTGCCTGTAGACGTATTGAGAAGGAATGCAAGCCTTCCTAGTGAG AGGTGGGGTAGCGACCATCTTGCTCTTGTATGTGAATTGGCCTTTGCTGATGATTGCAAGGAACCCTGA
- the LOC107931064 gene encoding carbon catabolite repressor protein 4 homolog 5 isoform X3: protein MTKKECRIIPEETSSATVKRKHIYFEEFHCNRQTKRQKLVSSETKTKTKTLTLNPEPVRNPPGWNRFHAIRPCSSSSSRVHKRWQKRNNFRSSEASRNWVFSSYDCSDCKDKVVIVSYNILGVENAAKHPDLYLNVPRKFLKWDRRKDLICKEVNHYNADILCFQEVDRFKDLDDLLHENGFKGVYKVRTGDACDGCALFWTEKKYLGADVLLHGSSHPLVMNRHQSESSSHAKPSKKRQMRSRRLLVGNIHVLFNPNRGDIKLGQVRLFLEKAYKLSQEWGNIPVILVGDFNSIPQSAMYQFLASSELNIQLHDRRQISGQLEHSSQRRKIRAQNKDIDRHHVWTPFSRQLTSSWSDEELVLATGNKGVTHLQHKLNLSSAYLGAPGSHGTRDSHGEPSATSYHSKFMGTVDYIWHTGELIPVKVLDTLPVDVLRRNASLPSERWGSDHLALVCELAFADDCKEP from the exons ATGACAAAAAAAGAATGCCGAATTATTCCGGAGGAAACGTCGAGCGCCACCGTTAAACGGAAGCATATTTACTTTGAAGAATTTCATTGTAACCGACAAACCAAGCGGCAAAAATTGGTGTCCTctgaaactaaaactaaaacaaaaacccTAACTCTAAACCCGGAACCGGTACGAAACCCGCCGGGTTGGAATCGTTTCCACGCCATTCGTCCTTGCTCATCTTCGTCGTCTCGGGTGCACAAACGGTGGCAGAAGAGAAACAATTTCAGAAGCTCGGAAGCTTCTCGCAACTGGGTCTTCTCTTCCTATGATTGTTCTGATTGCAAag ATAAAGTTGTCATTGTTTCATATAATATACTTGGTGTGGAAAATGCAGCAAAGCATCCCGATTTGTATCTTAATGTCCCGCGAAAGTTCTTAAAGTGGGATAGACGTAAAGACCTAATATGTAAGGAGGTCAATCATTACAATGCTGACATCCTGTGTTTTCAG GAGGTTGATCGTTTTAAGGATTTGGATGATCTTCTGCATGAAAATGGCTTTAAAGGTGTTTACAAG GTTCGCACGGGTGATGCATGTGATGGTTGTGCTTTATTCTGGACTGAAAAAAA GTATTTAGGGGCTGATGTATTGCTGCATGGCTCATCTCACCCTCTTGTT ATGAATCGACATCAATCGGAGTCTAGTTCACATGCAAAACCATCAAA GAAAAGACAAATGCGAAGTCGAAGATTATTGGTTGGGAATATACATGTGCTGTTCAACCCAAACCGTGGAGACATAAAGCTGGGCCAG GTCCGGCTGTTTCTTGAGAAGGCTTACAAGCTATCACAAGAATGGGGCAACATCCCCGTTATACTTGTAGGAGATTTTAACAGCATTCCTCAG AGTGCTATGTATCAATTTCTGGCATCATCTGAG CTCAATATCCAACTCCATGATCGCCGACAGATTTCAGGGCAACTTGAACATTCATCGCAGAGAAGAAAAATTAGAGCTCAAAACAAGGATATAGAcag ACACCATGTTTGGACGCCTTTCTCCAGGCAGTTAACATCTTCATGGAGTGATGAAGAATTAGTTCTTGCAACTGGCAATAAAGGTGTCACTCATCTGCAGCACAAATTAAACCTTTCCAGTGCTTATCTTGGGGCTCCT gGGAGCCATGGAACAAGAGATAGTCATGGAGAGCCCTCGGCAACATCGTACCACTCCAAGTTTATGGGAACTGTAGATTATATATG GCATACAGGGGAACTTATTCCTGTGAAAGTTCTCGACACATTGCCTGTAGACGTATTGAGAAGGAATGCAAGCCTTCCTAGTGAG AGGTGGGGTAGCGACCATCTTGCTCTTGTATGTGAATTGGCCTTTGCTGATGATTGCAAGGAACCCTGA
- the LOC121211241 gene encoding CRM-domain containing factor CFM3, chloroplastic/mitochondrial, which produces MAITTTRLTEMPLRTPLPFSSNSYSSSLNLFFSLPKPSFRFLTASSSLRSGINPGSISNRYSHPWYHRLSTGASCSCSSSLQAWSSPSEKVIQSDGNGKVDSETRYLNKGQSAIDRIVLRLRNLGLGSDDEDEEDDGTDDYNSTPVTGEERLGDLLKREWVRPDTRLIEKEKEEAVLPWEREEAVVEVVVKEGGLLKKRTVKAPTLAELTIEDEELRRLRRMGMHLRERINVPKAGITKVVLEKIHDKWRKEELVRLKFHEFLAVDMRTAHEIVERRTGGLVIWRSGSVMVVYRGSNYEGPSKSQSGEGEALFIPDVSSAGKRESETGSASTSEKSDKVVVKPERSESMTEEEAEYNSLLDGLGPRFVEWWGTGILPVDADLLPPKIPGYKTPFRLLPAGMRPRLTNSEMTNLRKIAKSLPCHFALGRNRNHQGLAAAIIKLWEKSLVAKIAVKRGIQNTNNKLMAEELKNLTGGVLLLRNKYFIVIYRGKDFLPTNVAAALAERQDLTKQIQDAEEKLRIKAVEPAQSGEDKGQAPAGTLAEFYEAQARWGRDISAEEREKMIEEASKAKHAKLIKRVEHKLAIAQAKKLRAERLLAKIEASMIPAAPDYDQETITDEERVMFRRVGLRMKPYLPLGVRGVFDGVIENMHLHWKHRELVKLISKQKVLAFVEDSARLLEYESGGILVAIERVPKGYALIYYRGKNYRRPISIRPRNLLTKAKALKRSVAMQRHEALSQHISKLENTIEQMKKEIGASEDGDDDNNRGSGEHGQFDPVSELTESEDEENIASDTDDEYKNEFDDYEDDSEFVDDHDEGDSEFVDEDDEDEADNSEWEDEESLQSNIKNSNLRSHR; this is translated from the exons aTGGCCATTACTACAACAAGATTGACGGAAATGCCCCTCAGAACCCCACTCCCTTTCTCATCCAATTCCTATTCTTCTTCTCTCAACCTTTTCTTCTCACTTCCAAAGCCTTCATTTCGTTTCCTCACTGCTTCCTCTTCTCTCCGCTCCGGAATTAATCCGGGTTCCATTTCGAACCGCTATTCTCACCCGTGGTATCATCGCCTATCCACCGGCGCCTCTTGTTCTTGTTCTTCTTCCCTTCAAGCTTGGTCTTCTCCTTCTGAAAAAGTCATCCAATCGGACGGTAACGGTAAGGTGGACTCTGAAACTCGGTATCTCAATAAAGGGCAAAGCGCTATAGACAGAATTGTTCTCAGGTTACGGAACTTAGGGTTAGGATCAGATGACGAAGACGAAGAAGATGACGGAACTGACGATTATAATTCGACGCCGGTGACTGGAGAAGAGAGGTTAGGTGATTTGTTGAAGAGAGAATGGGTTCGGCCTGATACGAGGCTgatagagaaagaaaaagaagaagctgTGCTGCCGTGGGAGCGAGAGGAGGCGGTGGTGGAGGTGGTGGTGAAGGAGGGAGGTCTACTAAAAAAGAGGACAGTCAAGGCGCCAACATTGGCTGAGCTGACAATTGAGGATGAGGAGCTTAGGAGGTTGAGGAGGATGGGGATGCATTTAAGGGAAAGAATCAATGTACCCAAGGCGGGGATTACGAAGGTGgttcttgaaaagattcatgataaGTGGAGAAAGGAGGAGCTAGTTAGGCTTAAGTTTCATGAATTTCTCGCCGTCGATATGAGGACTGCTCATGAGATTGTTGAG CGTCGTACAGGAGGGTTAGTTATATGGAGATCTGGAAGTGTTATGGTGGTCTATCGTGGGAGTAACTACGAAGGTCCTTCTAAATCCCAATCCGGAGAAGGAGAAGCTCTTTTTATCCCAGATGTTTCTTCTGCTGGCAAAAGAGAAAGTGAAACAGGCTCAGCTTCAACTTCAGAAAAATCTGATAAAGTTGTGGTGAAGCCAGAACGTAGTGAAAGCATGACTGAGGAGGAAGCTGAGTATAACAGCCTACTAGATGGTCTAGGACCTCGATTTGTTGAGTGGTGGGGTACAGGAATACTTCCAGTTGATGCTGATTTACTTCCTCCAAAGATACCTGGTTATAAAACACCTTTCAGGCTTCTTCCTGCTGGAATGAGACCACGGCTGACGAATTCAGAGATGACAAATTTACGGAAAATTGCTAAATCACTTCCTTGTCATTTTGCCCTAG GGAGGAATAGAAACCACCAGGGATTGGCAGCAGCAATAATTAAACTTTGGGAGAAAAGCCTCGTTGCAAAGATTGCTGTAAAACGAGGTATTCAGAATACAAATAACAAGCTTATGGCTGAGGAGCTAAAG AACTTAACTGGAGGTGTCTTGCTGCTTAGAAACAAGTATTTTATTGTTATATACCGCGGAAAAGATTTCCTTCCAACAAATGTTGCAGCTGCTCTGGCAGAAAGACAAGATTTGACAAAACAGATACAAGATGCTGAAGAGAAACTCCGGATCAAAGCAGTTGAGCCAGCTCAATCAGGTGAAGACAAAGGACAGGCACCAGCTGGTACTTTGGCTGAGTTTTATGAGGCTCAAGCCCGCTGGGGAAGAGATATATCTGCTGAAGAACGTGAAAAGATGATTGAAGAAGCTTCCAAAGCTAAGCATGCTAAACTCATAAAACGCGTGGAACATAAGTTAGCTATT GCCCAAGCCAAAAAGCTTAGAGCAGAGAGACTACTAGCTAAAATAGAAGCCTCCATGATCCCTGCTGCTCCTGATTATGACCAAGAAACAATCACTGATGAGGAACGGGTTATGTTTCGCAGAGTTGGTTTAAGAATGAAACCGTACTTACCTCTTG GTGTTCGTGGTGTTTTCGATGGTGTCATTGAAAATATGCATCTGCATTGGAAGCACCGAGAACTTGTGAAGCTAATATCCAAACAAAAGGTCCTTGCATTTGTTGAAGATTCAGCAAGGTTATTGGAGTATGAAAGTGGTGGGATACTGGTGGCAATAGAAAGGGTCCCCAAAGGATATGCTCTTATCTACTATCGTGGAAAAAATTACCGTCGACCCATTAGCATAAGGCCAAGAAACCTTCTAACAAAGGCAAAGGCATTGAAGCGCTCAGTTGCAATGCAACGCCATGAG GCTCTAAGtcagcatatttctaaattggaGAATACCATTGagcaaatgaaaaaggaaatt GGTGCTTCGGAAGATggtgatgatgataataataggGGCTCAGGCGAGCATGGCCAGTTTGATCCCGTCTCAGAACTCACCGAA AGTGAGGATGAAGAAAACATAGCATCTGACActgatgatgaatacaaaaatgAGTTTGATGACTATGAAGATGATAGCGAATTCGTTGACGACCATGATGAAGGTGATAGCGAATTTGTTGATGAAGACGATGAAGATGAGGCTGACAACAGTGAGTGGGAAGATGAAGAATCTTtacaatcaaacattaaaaacTCCAATTTACGCAGCCATCGTTGA